One Fundidesulfovibrio putealis DSM 16056 DNA segment encodes these proteins:
- a CDS encoding alginate O-acetyltransferase AlgX-related protein: MTASYHPDGPSVDLQSLNYNDSSVPKARQDSEFRILSFGDSFCHAIVQFPASYNGVAQALLSRPARPVRIVNFGEPSSSFPQYIAAMANWCGQIAHDALLVNIFLGNDLSEAARGEVPDDGVINRVLGDNFVDVQTGRKRMSHVPRLFPLRMADYAYAHYLCATEGQFVLKDVPPPYTHALGPLDDAAFQRVAARHLEACDPQALGLLRRGYEGVAALGRYLAGEMARGVKVLVMLSPAEVQVNDALFERVTARMNAAARFDRDLPNRLVAQALEAAAPGIPVLDLLPVLRRALDAGVNPYYPMETHWNVEGNRVAAQALAEWIEAHWLAASPAPQLAGGQ; this comes from the coding sequence ATGACGGCGTCCTACCACCCGGATGGGCCGTCCGTTGACCTGCAAAGCCTCAATTACAACGACTCCAGCGTGCCCAAGGCCAGGCAGGACAGCGAGTTCAGGATACTGAGCTTCGGCGACTCCTTCTGCCACGCCATCGTGCAATTCCCGGCTTCTTACAATGGAGTGGCCCAGGCCCTTCTTTCCCGCCCGGCACGTCCCGTGCGGATCGTCAACTTCGGGGAGCCCAGTTCCTCCTTCCCGCAGTATATCGCAGCCATGGCCAACTGGTGCGGGCAGATCGCGCACGACGCACTCCTGGTGAACATCTTCCTGGGCAACGACCTCTCCGAGGCGGCGCGGGGTGAAGTGCCGGACGACGGGGTCATAAACCGCGTGCTGGGCGACAACTTCGTGGACGTGCAGACCGGGCGCAAGCGCATGAGCCATGTGCCGCGCCTGTTCCCGCTGCGCATGGCAGACTACGCCTATGCCCACTACCTCTGCGCCACCGAAGGGCAGTTCGTGCTGAAGGACGTCCCCCCGCCGTACACCCATGCCCTGGGCCCCCTGGACGACGCCGCGTTCCAGCGCGTGGCGGCGCGCCATCTGGAAGCCTGCGACCCGCAGGCCCTGGGACTTCTCAGGCGCGGGTACGAGGGCGTGGCTGCGCTGGGGCGCTATCTGGCTGGCGAGATGGCCAGGGGAGTGAAAGTGCTGGTGATGCTCTCCCCCGCCGAGGTGCAGGTGAACGACGCCCTGTTCGAGCGGGTGACGGCGCGCATGAACGCCGCCGCGCGCTTCGACCGCGACCTGCCAAACCGGCTGGTGGCTCAGGCGCTGGAAGCCGCCGCGCCGGGCATCCCCGTGCTGGACCTGCTCCCGGTGCTGCGCCGGGCTCTGGATGCGGGCGTCAATCCCTACTACCCCATGGAGACCCACTGGAACGTGGAGGGCAACCGTGTGGCCGCCCAGGCCCTGGCGGAGTGGATCGAGGCCCACTGGCTCGCAGCCTCGCCCGCCCCGCAACTTGCGGGCGGACAGTGA
- a CDS encoding diacylglycerol kinase, protein MRNKFLGTGQPGFNPWRKLRVIASGLRYAVLYDLSVAYKVVLSLAVLVFAFAYRDWVDFLLVMLATAVMLAAEIFNSAVEAICDYLQTAKDEKIKAIKDMAAAATGVAILAWVLVIAFEMLEIFGWRIV, encoded by the coding sequence ATGCGAAATAAGTTCCTGGGCACGGGCCAGCCGGGGTTCAACCCCTGGCGCAAGCTGAGGGTCATCGCTTCGGGCCTGCGCTACGCGGTGCTCTACGACCTGTCCGTGGCCTACAAAGTGGTGCTGTCCCTGGCGGTGCTGGTGTTCGCCTTCGCCTACCGGGACTGGGTGGATTTCCTGCTGGTGATGCTGGCCACGGCGGTGATGCTGGCCGCCGAGATCTTCAACAGCGCCGTGGAGGCCATCTGCGACTACCTCCAGACCGCCAAGGACGAGAAGATAAAGGCAATCAAGGACATGGCGGCAGCGGCCACGGGTGTGGCCATCCTGGCCTGGGTGCTGGTGATAGCCTTCGAGATGTTGGAAATATTCGGATGGAGGATCGTGTGA
- a CDS encoding acylphosphatase: protein MQGVGFRAFVFRQALELGLCGWTRNLPDGRVEALVQGLDQAMEDFARRLRKGPLLSRVDEVVTTLVEGEPDHPDFQIKH, encoded by the coding sequence GTGCAGGGAGTCGGCTTCCGGGCCTTCGTGTTCCGACAGGCCCTGGAGCTTGGTCTGTGCGGCTGGACGCGCAACCTGCCCGACGGACGCGTGGAGGCCCTGGTCCAGGGCCTGGACCAGGCCATGGAGGACTTCGCCCGCCGCCTGCGCAAGGGGCCGCTTTTGAGCCGGGTGGACGAAGTCGTGACCACCCTCGTCGAGGGCGAGCCGGACCATCCCGATTTCCAGATAAAGCATTAG
- the lon gene encoding endopeptidase La — translation MTIENDPILTVLPEEPVEHPVSEDPSAPGPDQAKLDIPAILPVLPVRDIVVFNYMILPLFVGREKSVAAVDAALNSNRYILILTQKDEKVDEPGPDDLYVTGTVGMIMRMLKMPDGRLKVLVQGLTRARVRRFIKTEPHLEAVAEVLEETELKEVGVGEEAMMRAAREQSEKILSLRGISATDIMSVLNSVNEPGRLADLIASNLRMKVEEAQKILETLGPVERLELVNTQLNKEVEVASMQAKIQSMAKEGMDKAQKDFFLREQMKAIRKELGEGQEETEELEELRQAIEKAGLPKDVRPEADKQLKRLSSMHPDSSEASVIRTYLDWLTELPWKKMSKDRLDIKQAHSILQEDHYGLEKVKERILEYLSVRKLNPKMKGPILCFVGPPGVGKTSLGRSIARSLGRKFVRMSLGGMRDEAEIRGHRRTYIGAMPGRIIQSIKSAGTKNPVIMMDEIDKVGADYRGDPTSALLEVLDPEQNFSFQDHYLGVPFDLSKVMFVCTANMLDTIPGPLLDRMEVIRIPGYTEQEKVKIARKYLLPRQIKENGLKKTDLEMTDQVLGKTIREYTREAGLRNLEREVGSICRKLARKKAEGEKGPFKVTAKMLPKLLGIPTYQEEETERELPPGVAVGLAWTPVGGVILHIEVTTMPGKGALIMTGKLGDVMKESAQAAMSYARSKSEKLGIDPTFLEKHDVHIHIPAGATPKDGPSAGVTLVTALISALTNTPICNDIAMTGEISLRGRVLPVGGIKEKILAAVSAGMKRVLIPSRNEKDLADIPSDLRGKIKVQLIDQIDEVWPLACGVKTEAQKAEDEKAKKAAEKRAEDEKAEEKAEEKADKK, via the coding sequence ATGACCATAGAAAACGACCCCATCCTCACCGTTCTGCCGGAAGAACCCGTGGAGCACCCCGTGTCCGAAGACCCGTCCGCTCCGGGACCGGATCAGGCCAAGCTGGACATTCCGGCCATCCTGCCCGTCCTGCCGGTGCGAGACATCGTGGTCTTCAACTACATGATCCTGCCGCTGTTCGTGGGCAGGGAGAAATCGGTCGCCGCCGTGGACGCCGCGCTCAACTCCAACCGCTACATCCTCATCCTCACCCAGAAGGACGAGAAGGTGGACGAGCCCGGACCGGACGACCTGTACGTCACCGGCACCGTGGGCATGATCATGCGCATGCTGAAGATGCCCGACGGACGCCTGAAGGTGCTGGTGCAGGGCCTGACGCGCGCCCGCGTGCGCCGCTTCATCAAGACCGAACCGCACCTGGAGGCCGTGGCCGAGGTGCTGGAAGAAACCGAACTCAAGGAAGTGGGCGTGGGCGAGGAAGCCATGATGCGCGCCGCCCGCGAACAGAGCGAGAAGATCCTGTCGCTGCGCGGCATCTCCGCCACCGACATCATGAGCGTGCTGAACTCCGTGAACGAGCCGGGCCGACTGGCCGACCTCATCGCCTCCAACCTGCGCATGAAGGTCGAGGAGGCCCAGAAAATACTTGAGACCCTGGGTCCGGTTGAGCGCCTGGAGCTGGTGAACACCCAGCTCAACAAGGAGGTGGAGGTCGCCTCCATGCAGGCCAAGATCCAGTCCATGGCCAAGGAAGGAATGGACAAGGCCCAGAAGGACTTCTTCCTGCGCGAGCAGATGAAGGCCATCCGCAAGGAGCTGGGCGAGGGCCAGGAGGAGACCGAAGAGCTCGAGGAGCTGCGCCAGGCCATCGAAAAGGCCGGGCTCCCCAAGGACGTCAGGCCCGAGGCCGACAAGCAGCTCAAGCGGCTGTCGTCCATGCACCCGGATTCCTCCGAGGCCTCGGTGATCCGCACCTATCTGGACTGGCTCACGGAGCTGCCCTGGAAGAAGATGTCCAAGGACCGCCTGGACATCAAGCAGGCCCACTCCATCCTGCAGGAAGACCACTACGGCCTCGAGAAGGTCAAGGAACGCATCCTTGAATACCTCTCGGTGCGCAAGCTGAACCCCAAGATGAAAGGCCCCATTCTGTGCTTCGTCGGGCCTCCAGGCGTCGGCAAGACCAGCCTGGGCCGGTCAATCGCCAGATCGCTCGGCCGCAAGTTCGTGCGGATGTCGCTTGGCGGCATGCGCGACGAGGCCGAGATTCGCGGCCACCGGCGCACCTACATCGGGGCCATGCCGGGCCGCATCATCCAGTCCATCAAGAGCGCCGGGACCAAGAACCCGGTCATCATGATGGACGAGATAGACAAGGTCGGCGCGGACTACCGGGGCGATCCCACCTCGGCGCTGCTTGAGGTGCTGGACCCCGAGCAGAACTTCTCCTTCCAGGACCATTACCTTGGCGTGCCTTTCGACCTGTCCAAGGTGATGTTCGTGTGCACCGCCAACATGCTGGACACCATCCCCGGCCCGCTGCTGGACCGCATGGAGGTCATCCGCATCCCCGGCTACACCGAGCAGGAGAAGGTGAAGATCGCGCGCAAGTACCTGCTGCCCCGCCAGATCAAGGAAAACGGCCTGAAGAAGACCGACCTGGAGATGACCGATCAGGTGCTGGGCAAGACCATCCGCGAATACACGCGCGAGGCGGGCCTTCGCAACCTGGAGCGCGAAGTGGGCTCCATCTGCCGCAAGCTTGCCCGCAAGAAGGCCGAGGGTGAGAAAGGCCCCTTCAAGGTGACCGCCAAGATGCTGCCCAAGCTCCTGGGAATCCCCACCTACCAGGAGGAGGAGACCGAGCGCGAACTGCCGCCGGGCGTTGCCGTGGGCCTGGCCTGGACCCCCGTGGGCGGCGTGATCCTGCACATCGAGGTGACCACCATGCCTGGCAAGGGCGCCCTCATCATGACCGGCAAGCTCGGCGACGTGATGAAGGAGTCGGCCCAGGCGGCCATGTCCTACGCGCGCTCCAAGTCCGAGAAGCTGGGCATCGACCCGACCTTCCTGGAAAAGCACGACGTGCACATCCACATCCCCGCAGGCGCGACCCCCAAGGACGGGCCTTCGGCGGGCGTGACCCTGGTCACGGCGCTCATTTCGGCGCTGACCAACACGCCCATCTGCAACGACATCGCCATGACCGGCGAGATTAGCCTGCGCGGGCGCGTGCTGCCGGTGGGCGGCATCAAGGAGAAGATCCTGGCGGCCGTGAGCGCCGGCATGAAGCGGGTGCTGATCCCCTCGCGCAACGAAAAGGACCTGGCGGACATCCCGTCGGACCTGCGCGGCAAGATCAAGGTGCAGCTGATCGACCAGATCGACGAAGTGTGGCCCTTGGCCTGCGGCGTGAAAACCGAGGCCCAGAAGGCCGAGGACGAGAAGGCCAAAAAGGCTGCCGAGAAGAGGGCCGAGGACGAGAAGGCCGAAGAGAAGGCCGAAGAGAAGGCCGACAAGAAGTAA
- a CDS encoding DNA polymerase III subunit delta — protein sequence MTDRPGFSFLVCPDPEMLKRHLERLMASSGGGFARQVFWGDADDFDVAYWQALATVSLFAQPKAVVLRRAEGLLSDFWEKLARPLAGFNQHVWPVICLEGQHDPKKGPSLPRGLSERPYWKVGQKKGWVWISPGLTEENMMPTLRDWANAHRLNFGKGVLQELVRLLPRDMTACARELEKLELAATDGVITQDTLELLSEEAELDIFGFLKALEEGRDAAGVWRTVFGHQLSSDDGFLFQFLAILTREARTMWQLLHEDPECRVHPYVKKLKTPMASRLGPAGLARLFDLAMDAESSVKSGVKSPDQAMEMLVADLHLLFARVRSRS from the coding sequence ATGACCGACCGCCCCGGATTCTCCTTTCTGGTCTGCCCGGACCCCGAAATGCTCAAGCGCCACCTGGAGCGGCTCATGGCCTCCTCCGGCGGCGGCTTCGCCCGGCAGGTGTTCTGGGGCGACGCCGACGACTTCGACGTGGCCTACTGGCAGGCCCTGGCCACCGTCAGCCTGTTCGCCCAGCCCAAGGCCGTGGTGCTCAGGCGCGCCGAGGGCCTCCTTTCGGACTTCTGGGAGAAGCTCGCGCGCCCGCTGGCGGGTTTCAACCAGCACGTCTGGCCGGTCATCTGCCTGGAGGGCCAGCACGACCCCAAGAAGGGGCCGTCCCTGCCTCGCGGGCTGTCCGAGCGGCCGTACTGGAAAGTGGGCCAGAAAAAGGGCTGGGTGTGGATTTCTCCGGGGCTGACCGAGGAGAACATGATGCCCACCCTGCGCGACTGGGCCAACGCCCACCGCCTGAACTTCGGCAAGGGCGTGCTCCAGGAGCTGGTGCGCCTGCTGCCGCGCGACATGACCGCCTGCGCCCGCGAGCTGGAAAAGCTGGAGCTGGCCGCCACGGACGGGGTGATCACCCAGGACACCCTGGAGCTATTGAGCGAAGAGGCGGAACTCGACATTTTCGGATTTCTGAAGGCCCTGGAGGAAGGGCGCGACGCGGCGGGCGTGTGGCGCACGGTGTTCGGCCACCAGCTCTCCAGCGACGATGGCTTCCTGTTCCAGTTCCTGGCCATCCTCACGCGCGAGGCCCGGACCATGTGGCAACTCCTGCACGAGGACCCGGAGTGCAGGGTGCACCCCTACGTGAAGAAGCTGAAGACGCCCATGGCCTCGCGCCTCGGCCCGGCTGGCCTGGCCCGGCTGTTCGACCTGGCCATGGACGCCGAATCCTCTGTGAAGTCCGGCGTCAAGTCGCCCGACCAGGCCATGGAGATGCTGGTGGCCGATTTGCACCTGCTTTTCGCCCGGGTAAGATCGCGCTCCTGA
- the aroC gene encoding chorismate synthase encodes MSGNTIGRLFRLTTFGESHGPALGGIIDGCPAGLPITPELIQEALDRRRPGQGGPGSTARKEPDAVRLLSGVFEGVATGTSIGFVIENTDQRSRDYSNIKDVFRPGHADFTYQAKYGVRDYRGGGRASGRETAARVVGGEIARLLLQRHGVKVYSYTKELGDVPAHCFDILNAHTRPFYAPDDHVVEIWEDRVRQTKEEGDTLGAVVCVTASGLPAGLGEPVFDKLDARLAYALMGVGAVKAVEIGEGLQAARNYGSKNNDAITPEGFASNRAGGVLGGISSGQDVVVRCAVKPIPSVAMEQRTVTTSGEATTITVGGRHDICAVPRINPVLEAMVCLTLADFWLLSGRGL; translated from the coding sequence ATGAGCGGAAACACCATCGGACGCCTTTTCAGGCTCACCACATTCGGCGAATCCCACGGCCCGGCACTCGGCGGCATCATCGACGGCTGCCCCGCCGGACTCCCCATCACGCCCGAGCTCATCCAGGAAGCCCTGGACAGGCGACGGCCAGGACAGGGCGGCCCCGGCTCCACCGCCCGCAAGGAACCCGATGCGGTGCGCCTGCTCTCGGGCGTGTTCGAGGGCGTGGCCACGGGCACGTCCATCGGGTTCGTCATCGAGAACACCGACCAGCGCTCCCGCGACTATTCCAACATCAAGGACGTGTTCCGCCCCGGCCACGCCGACTTCACCTACCAGGCCAAGTACGGCGTGCGCGACTATCGCGGCGGCGGGCGCGCCTCGGGCCGCGAAACCGCAGCCCGCGTTGTCGGCGGCGAGATCGCCCGCCTGCTGCTGCAGCGCCACGGCGTCAAGGTCTATTCCTACACCAAGGAGCTGGGCGACGTTCCCGCCCACTGCTTCGACATCCTGAACGCCCACACCCGCCCCTTCTACGCCCCCGACGACCACGTCGTGGAGATCTGGGAGGACCGCGTGCGCCAGACCAAGGAAGAAGGCGACACCCTGGGCGCGGTGGTCTGCGTCACGGCCAGCGGCCTGCCCGCCGGGCTTGGCGAACCGGTGTTCGACAAGCTGGACGCGCGCCTGGCCTACGCCCTCATGGGCGTTGGGGCGGTGAAGGCCGTGGAGATCGGGGAAGGCTTGCAGGCCGCGAGGAATTACGGATCGAAAAACAACGACGCCATCACCCCGGAGGGCTTTGCCTCAAACCGGGCGGGCGGAGTGCTTGGCGGCATAAGCTCCGGCCAGGACGTGGTGGTCCGCTGCGCGGTGAAGCCCATCCCCTCGGTGGCCATGGAGCAGCGCACGGTGACCACCTCGGGCGAGGCCACCACCATCACCGTGGGCGGACGGCACGACATCTGCGCCGTGCCGCGCATCAACCCTGTTCTGGAGGCCATGGTCTGCCTGACCCTGGCCGATTTCTGGCTGCTCTCAGGACGCGGACTCTGA
- a CDS encoding type II toxin-antitoxin system RelE/ParE family toxin, with protein MATFNLRFIIDAEQDLDEIDAFLTDNDSLEAADAVLDKISAACASLAEMPHRGRYTPEMLLTGVQTYREIHSGPYRIIYEVRGEAVYVHAVLDSRRDLGDLLLARLVR; from the coding sequence GTGGCGACCTTCAACCTTCGGTTCATCATCGACGCCGAGCAGGACCTCGATGAAATCGACGCGTTCCTGACGGACAATGATTCCCTGGAAGCGGCAGACGCCGTCTTGGACAAAATCAGCGCAGCATGCGCCTCCCTGGCGGAAATGCCACATCGTGGGCGCTACACGCCCGAAATGCTCCTCACGGGCGTGCAGACCTACCGGGAAATCCACTCCGGCCCCTACCGCATCATCTACGAAGTCCGAGGCGAGGCAGTTTACGTCCATGCCGTGCTGGATTCGCGCCGCGACCTTGGCGATCTGCTGCTGGCGCGCCTCGTCAGATAG
- a CDS encoding protein-disulfide reductase DsbD family protein, with protein sequence MHVIIRVLALLLLVAVPSWAQPTPVTVSWELAVLPVGTGGAQQMAVLWLTPAPGYKAYANDPGQSGMPTRAQVRLTPTGQNLPVLYPPGKSGQDLYEKDKTVNVYDVPTPLFVLIPDNAPPGFGLEATVSLLACTDASCWPMQLESSFSSREVSAPAPADKKPWWPVFAGLAAKAPSTPAPVQETIAKVDKAAKESASSWNFTPRSVQPHLEVDGLLKALPLAILAGFLLNLMPCVLPVACLKLSSLLAACNQGDISDRFTRIREHNVWFALGILGYFCLLAVVLGLAGLAWGQFFQQPGLVFGAAAVLFSMGLSLFGVFHLPVIDLKIAAHPGHSPRTQALATGFLATLLATPCSGPFLGGVLAWTLMQPVPVVMAVFVGIGLGMALPYLVLAARPELTRFVPRPGAWMAQLEKLAGFLIMATCLYFLAILPQPLLVPALGALLVVALGCHAWGSWTNLSQGAFTRWSIRLAALAVSVAACAWAVTPPAPVGEVWKNYDKAAFNQSLGQENLLLDFTADWCPTCKALEKTVLAPDKVAALQKRYGFTAIRVDLTREDPETMALLRALGSASIPVAAMFPKGDGSSRPVVLRDLFTASQLEDALKEAFSDAK encoded by the coding sequence ATGCACGTAATTATCCGCGTTTTGGCCCTGTTGCTGCTCGTGGCCGTCCCTTCCTGGGCGCAGCCGACCCCCGTTACCGTAAGCTGGGAGCTGGCCGTGCTGCCCGTGGGCACTGGCGGCGCGCAGCAGATGGCCGTCCTCTGGCTCACGCCAGCGCCTGGGTACAAGGCCTACGCCAACGACCCCGGCCAGTCCGGCATGCCCACCCGCGCCCAGGTGCGCCTGACCCCTACCGGGCAGAACCTGCCGGTGCTCTATCCGCCCGGCAAGTCCGGGCAGGACCTCTACGAGAAGGACAAGACGGTCAACGTCTACGACGTGCCCACGCCGCTCTTCGTGCTGATCCCCGACAACGCGCCGCCGGGCTTCGGCCTGGAGGCCACGGTGAGCCTTTTGGCCTGCACCGACGCCAGCTGCTGGCCCATGCAGCTGGAATCGAGCTTTTCCTCGCGGGAGGTTTCCGCGCCCGCGCCAGCGGACAAAAAGCCCTGGTGGCCCGTTTTCGCCGGGCTTGCCGCCAAGGCGCCGAGCACGCCCGCGCCCGTGCAGGAGACCATAGCCAAGGTGGACAAGGCCGCCAAAGAGTCGGCTTCGTCCTGGAACTTTACGCCGCGTTCCGTGCAGCCCCATCTGGAGGTGGACGGCCTCCTGAAGGCGCTGCCCCTGGCCATCCTGGCCGGGTTCCTCCTGAACCTGATGCCCTGCGTGCTGCCCGTGGCCTGCCTGAAGCTCTCGAGCCTGCTGGCCGCCTGCAACCAGGGCGATATCAGCGACCGCTTCACGCGCATCCGCGAGCACAACGTCTGGTTCGCCCTGGGCATCCTGGGCTATTTCTGCCTGCTGGCCGTGGTGCTTGGGCTGGCCGGACTGGCCTGGGGACAGTTCTTCCAGCAGCCGGGGCTGGTGTTCGGGGCGGCTGCGGTGCTCTTTTCCATGGGCCTGTCGCTGTTCGGGGTGTTTCATCTGCCGGTGATCGACCTCAAAATCGCGGCGCATCCCGGCCACAGCCCCAGGACCCAGGCCCTGGCCACGGGATTTCTGGCCACGCTCCTGGCCACGCCCTGTTCGGGGCCGTTTCTTGGCGGGGTGCTGGCCTGGACGCTCATGCAGCCCGTGCCTGTGGTCATGGCCGTGTTCGTGGGCATCGGCCTGGGCATGGCGCTGCCGTATCTGGTGCTGGCCGCACGGCCCGAGCTGACACGCTTCGTGCCGCGCCCCGGCGCGTGGATGGCCCAGTTGGAAAAACTGGCGGGTTTCCTCATCATGGCCACCTGCCTGTATTTCCTGGCCATACTGCCCCAGCCCCTGCTGGTCCCGGCCCTGGGCGCGCTCCTGGTGGTGGCCCTCGGCTGCCACGCCTGGGGCAGCTGGACCAATCTGTCACAGGGCGCGTTCACCCGATGGTCCATCCGGCTTGCGGCCCTGGCTGTGTCGGTTGCCGCCTGCGCGTGGGCCGTCACGCCGCCCGCGCCCGTGGGCGAGGTGTGGAAGAATTACGACAAGGCCGCGTTCAACCAGTCGCTCGGGCAGGAGAACCTGCTGCTGGATTTCACGGCCGACTGGTGCCCCACCTGCAAGGCCCTGGAGAAAACCGTGTTGGCTCCGGATAAGGTGGCCGCACTCCAAAAGCGCTACGGCTTCACGGCCATCCGCGTGGACCTGACCCGCGAGGACCCTGAGACCATGGCGCTCCTGCGCGCGCTGGGCTCTGCCTCCATCCCGGTGGCGGCCATGTTCCCCAAGGGGGACGGGTCCTCCAGGCCCGTGGTGCTGCGCGACCTGTTCACGGCTTCCCAACTGGAAGACGCCCTGAAAGAGGCTTTCTCCGATGCGAAATAA
- the aroE gene encoding shikimate dehydrogenase translates to MSQIRIPEKIFGIIGHPLAQTMSPLLHNWGFELMGVRACYMAFPTPPERLAAFVQAVRTLPVSGLSVTIPHKEAVIPLLDCVSPLAERTGAVNTLVWENGQLVGHNTDVAGFVSPLLEREAWHGAMPASALVLGAGGAAKAVLAGLHEIGVEQVTVSNRDFARAAALAAQFSANAVAWERRHNVEAHLVVNTTPMGMTGKAPDVSPLPREYWTRDQLAYDLVYNPRRTLFLREAQEAGADTIDGLSMFAAQGAAQFKLWTGLALPMAEAMDLLAGALAGEQAK, encoded by the coding sequence ATGTCGCAGATACGCATCCCCGAGAAGATTTTCGGCATCATCGGCCATCCGCTGGCCCAGACCATGTCGCCGCTTTTGCACAACTGGGGGTTTGAGCTCATGGGCGTGCGCGCCTGCTACATGGCCTTCCCCACGCCCCCGGAGAGGCTGGCTGCCTTTGTCCAGGCCGTGCGGACCCTGCCGGTTTCGGGCCTCTCGGTCACCATTCCCCATAAGGAGGCCGTGATCCCGCTGCTGGACTGCGTCTCGCCGCTGGCCGAGCGCACGGGTGCGGTGAACACCCTGGTCTGGGAGAATGGTCAGCTGGTAGGCCACAATACCGACGTGGCCGGGTTCGTGTCGCCGCTTCTGGAGCGCGAGGCCTGGCACGGCGCCATGCCCGCCTCGGCCCTGGTGCTGGGAGCCGGAGGCGCGGCCAAGGCCGTTCTGGCCGGGCTTCATGAGATCGGTGTGGAGCAGGTGACGGTCAGCAACCGCGACTTCGCGCGCGCCGCCGCCCTGGCTGCGCAGTTTTCGGCCAACGCCGTGGCCTGGGAGCGCCGCCACAACGTGGAGGCGCATCTGGTGGTGAACACCACCCCCATGGGCATGACCGGCAAGGCCCCGGATGTGTCGCCGCTGCCCAGGGAGTACTGGACGCGCGACCAACTGGCCTACGACCTGGTCTACAATCCGCGCCGCACGCTCTTTCTGCGTGAGGCCCAGGAGGCCGGGGCCGACACCATCGACGGCCTTTCCATGTTCGCGGCCCAGGGCGCGGCCCAGTTCAAGCTCTGGACCGGGCTTGCGCTTCCCATGGCCGAGGCCATGGACCTTCTGGCCGGGGCGCTGGCCGGGGAACAGGCGAAATAG
- a CDS encoding type II toxin-antitoxin system Phd/YefM family antitoxin: MKLAQAVKPISYVKANAAEIIRKMSEDGQPIVITQNGEAKAVLMDVREYDKIQQSLAMAKILARSSKNLEEGKHRAADEVFADIRRKRSGR, translated from the coding sequence ATGAAACTCGCCCAGGCCGTGAAGCCCATAAGCTACGTCAAGGCCAACGCCGCCGAGATCATCCGTAAGATGTCCGAGGACGGCCAGCCCATCGTCATCACCCAGAACGGCGAGGCCAAGGCCGTGCTCATGGACGTGCGCGAGTACGATAAGATCCAGCAGAGCCTCGCCATGGCGAAGATTCTCGCGCGCAGCTCAAAGAACCTGGAAGAAGGGAAGCACCGGGCGGCGGATGAGGTGTTCGCTGACATCAGAAGGAAAAGGTCGGGCCGCTAG
- the radC gene encoding RadC family protein, with translation MLTKKDRPHYLGHRSRLKDRLRQDSRSLADYEILELLLGYANPRKDNKPLAKALLDRFGTLRGVYQARDTELIGLEGMGEGLLGFWTLWREFLARLGEQDVHDRVLVDDPKVVADLARERLGHLPSEEFWVLLLDGANKVLGWERVSQGTVDQTPVYPREILALALTRKAAGVVMVHNHPGGDPKPSKADQDITRQVTLAAHGLGVKVLDHVIVAGKNFFSFKKARLM, from the coding sequence ATGCTTACAAAAAAGGATCGCCCGCATTACCTGGGGCACAGAAGCCGCCTGAAAGACCGTTTGCGCCAGGATTCTCGCTCGCTTGCGGACTATGAGATCCTTGAACTGCTCCTGGGCTACGCCAACCCCCGCAAGGACAACAAACCCCTGGCTAAGGCCCTGCTGGACCGTTTCGGCACCTTGCGCGGCGTGTATCAGGCCCGCGACACCGAACTTATCGGCCTGGAGGGCATGGGCGAGGGGCTTTTGGGGTTCTGGACGCTCTGGCGGGAGTTTCTGGCCCGCCTCGGCGAACAGGACGTGCACGACCGGGTGCTGGTGGACGACCCAAAGGTTGTGGCCGATCTGGCGCGCGAACGCCTGGGGCATCTGCCCTCCGAGGAGTTCTGGGTGCTGCTGCTGGACGGAGCCAACAAGGTGCTCGGCTGGGAGCGCGTAAGCCAGGGCACGGTGGACCAGACGCCGGTCTATCCCCGCGAAATCCTGGCGCTTGCGCTCACGCGGAAAGCAGCCGGAGTGGTCATGGTGCACAACCATCCTGGCGGGGACCCCAAGCCCTCCAAGGCCGACCAGGACATCACCCGGCAGGTGACCCTGGCCGCCCACGGGCTTGGCGTGAAGGTGCTGGACCACGTAATCGTGGCGGGAAAGAATTTTTTCAGTTTCAAGAAGGCCCGGTTGATGTAA